One part of the Alistipes onderdonkii genome encodes these proteins:
- a CDS encoding site-specific integrase, which produces MQRSTFKVLFYVKRQAEKSGQVPIMGRITINGTMSQFSCKLTVRSSLWDAKANKAAGKSLESQRINEKLENIKTNIGKQYQRLCDRDSYVTAEKVRNAFLGMGDDCRLLLQTFDEYLAGFLKRVGKDRAYSTYEDYCLRRRRLAAFLEYEYHVKDIPFKELKRDFIEKFVVYLSTVKGLASGTICAGVKKLRLMTYTAYKNGWISVDPFAGFHVRPQYAERRYLSASELQAVMDVELPNYRTGINRDVFVFCAFTGLSHSDVAKLTHADIHTDDNGDHWIIDKRQKTGTQFRVKLLPVAEMLYKRYKDTYRTSKKVFPLKGTYKTLNMSLRHVARHAGLSFNPTIHMARHTFATTVTLTQGVPLETVSKMLGHKHITTTQIYAQITNDKIGQDMAALSEKLDSVFKIAQ; this is translated from the coding sequence ATGCAACGCAGCACTTTCAAAGTCCTTTTCTATGTGAAAAGGCAAGCCGAGAAATCGGGTCAGGTTCCCATTATGGGCCGTATCACCATCAACGGCACGATGTCGCAGTTCAGCTGCAAACTCACCGTTCGTTCTTCTCTCTGGGATGCCAAAGCCAACAAGGCGGCAGGTAAGAGCCTCGAATCGCAGCGCATCAACGAGAAGCTGGAAAATATCAAGACCAATATCGGCAAGCAATACCAACGCCTCTGCGACCGTGATTCGTATGTCACGGCCGAAAAGGTTCGCAACGCCTTCCTCGGTATGGGTGACGACTGCCGCCTGCTGTTGCAGACTTTTGACGAATACCTCGCAGGCTTTCTCAAACGTGTGGGCAAAGACCGCGCCTATTCCACCTACGAGGATTACTGTCTGCGTCGCAGGCGTCTCGCCGCTTTCCTCGAATACGAATACCACGTCAAGGACATTCCTTTCAAAGAGCTGAAGCGGGATTTTATCGAAAAGTTCGTCGTCTACCTCTCTACGGTAAAGGGGCTTGCTTCCGGGACGATCTGTGCCGGAGTCAAGAAACTGCGTCTGATGACCTACACGGCGTATAAGAACGGCTGGATTTCTGTCGATCCTTTCGCGGGGTTCCATGTCAGACCCCAATACGCCGAACGACGCTATTTGTCCGCTTCGGAATTGCAGGCCGTCATGGACGTCGAACTTCCCAACTACCGAACAGGCATCAACCGGGATGTCTTCGTTTTCTGCGCCTTTACGGGCCTGAGCCATTCGGACGTTGCAAAGCTGACTCACGCCGATATTCACACGGACGACAACGGGGATCATTGGATCATCGACAAACGGCAAAAGACAGGTACGCAGTTCCGTGTCAAGCTCCTTCCCGTCGCTGAAATGCTCTACAAGCGTTATAAGGATACATATCGCACAAGCAAGAAGGTTTTTCCGCTTAAAGGCACTTATAAAACACTGAACATGTCGTTACGTCATGTTGCCAGACATGCTGGTCTGTCGTTCAACCCGACGATCCACATGGCGCGGCATACCTTTGCCACAACGGTCACGCTTACGCAGGGCGTACCTCTGGAAACGGTCAGCAAGATGCTGGGACATAAACATATCACCACGACCCAAATCTACGCCCAAATTACCAATGACAAAATCGGGCAGGATATGGCGGCGTTGAGCGAAAAACTCGACAGCGTCTTCAAGATTGCGCAATAA
- a CDS encoding BlaI/MecI/CopY family transcriptional regulator, which translates to MEKLTRREEELMRCFWEHGPLFVRELVALATEPKPHFNTLSTMVRALEAKGYVAHNTFGSTYQYYPVVTEEEFSRRTLGGVISKYFENSYLGAVSALVEEEKISVDELRELIDRIETQNRR; encoded by the coding sequence ATGGAAAAACTGACACGCAGGGAAGAGGAACTGATGCGCTGCTTCTGGGAGCACGGCCCGCTTTTCGTACGCGAGCTCGTGGCGCTCGCCACCGAACCCAAGCCCCATTTCAATACGCTTTCGACCATGGTGCGCGCACTCGAAGCCAAGGGATATGTCGCCCACAATACCTTCGGAAGCACCTACCAGTATTACCCGGTGGTGACCGAGGAGGAATTTTCGCGCCGCACGCTGGGCGGGGTCATCAGCAAATATTTCGAGAACTCCTACCTCGGGGCCGTTTCCGCCCTGGTCGAGGAGGAAAAAATCTCGGTCGACGAACTGCGCGAGCTGATCGACCGTATCGAAACCCAAAACCGTCGTTAG